From a single Apium graveolens cultivar Ventura chromosome 2, ASM990537v1, whole genome shotgun sequence genomic region:
- the LOC141685399 gene encoding uncharacterized protein LOC141685399: MHLPRSTNNLNKPNEAPDKNAWTLYIDGSATAERSGTGLILTSLEGFTIQQAVTFSIKATNNQAEYEALPSRLRLAKSLGVTTLIIHSDSQIVIKQTKGEYIAKDQKHAQYQDMVRGILETIPDATILQINREENSKEKELSNLVQNTTD; encoded by the coding sequence ATGCACCTTCCCCGAAGCACCAACAATCTCAATAAACCAAATGAAGCTCCTGACAAGAATGCATGGACACTATACATCGACGGATCAGCAACAGCTGAACGCTCCGGGACGGGGCTCATCCTTACTAGTCTGGAAGGATTTACCATACAGCAAGCAGTTACCTTCTCCATCAAAGCAACAAATAACCAGGCTGAATATGAAGCACTACCCTCAAGGCTCAGGCTAGCAAAATCTCTCGGAGTAACAACCCTGATTATCCACAGTGATTCCCAGATTGTGATTAAGCAAACGAAAGGGGAGTACATCGCCAAAGACCAAAAACATGCACAATACCAAGACATGGTGAGGGGTATCCTGGAAACCATCCCGGATGCAACAATCCTTCAGATCAACAGAGAGGAAAATTCTAAAGAAAAAGAGCTCTCCAATCTCGTACAAAATACAACAGACTAA